The proteins below are encoded in one region of Tomitella fengzijianii:
- a CDS encoding IS30 family transposase has product MGRRQLTLDDRVQIAVGIKAGLSDAEIGEDIGRNPTVIWRERKRNASAAGGYRPVAADRAARGRRSRPQTRKIDADPQLELRVRTDLRHSRTPRQIAGRLHREATDDSVDTMVHSPDAGGRTISHEAIYQWIYALPKGELAKSGILLRSKRTRRKPRKALGERTGAKIVGMVSIDDRPEQASDRRVPGSWEGDLIIGKGGKSAAATLVERTSRFTLICGLPAGKNADGLADVLIDTVSGMPRHILGSLTWDQGTEMARHAALTTATDLKVYFAHPHSPWERGTNENTNGLIREYLPKGIEITDHQPYLDTIADELNDRPRAVLGFLTPREVFTKLLAEPIASTS; this is encoded by the coding sequence TTGGGGCGGCGGCAGCTGACGCTGGACGACAGAGTGCAGATCGCGGTCGGGATCAAGGCCGGTCTGTCCGACGCGGAGATCGGTGAGGACATCGGCCGGAACCCGACGGTGATCTGGCGCGAACGCAAACGCAACGCCAGCGCGGCCGGCGGCTACCGGCCAGTGGCCGCCGACCGCGCAGCACGAGGGCGCCGTAGCAGACCACAGACCCGCAAGATCGACGCGGACCCGCAGCTTGAGCTGCGGGTCCGCACCGATCTGCGCCACTCACGCACGCCCCGCCAGATCGCCGGCAGGTTGCACCGTGAAGCTACCGACGACAGCGTGGACACCATGGTGCATTCCCCTGACGCCGGAGGCCGAACCATCTCACACGAGGCCATCTACCAGTGGATCTACGCGCTGCCCAAGGGCGAGCTCGCCAAGTCCGGGATCCTGTTGCGCTCCAAGCGCACCCGCCGCAAGCCCCGTAAGGCGCTCGGCGAGCGCACCGGCGCGAAGATCGTCGGCATGGTCTCGATCGACGACCGGCCCGAGCAGGCCTCCGACCGCAGGGTTCCTGGATCGTGGGAAGGCGATCTGATCATCGGGAAGGGCGGCAAGTCCGCGGCCGCCACCTTGGTCGAGCGCACCAGCAGGTTCACCCTGATCTGCGGTCTTCCCGCAGGTAAGAACGCCGACGGCCTCGCAGATGTGCTCATCGATACGGTCAGCGGCATGCCCCGGCACATCCTCGGTTCCCTGACCTGGGATCAGGGGACCGAGATGGCCCGGCATGCCGCGCTGACCACGGCCACGGACCTGAAGGTGTACTTCGCTCATCCGCACTCGCCGTGGGAGCGCGGCACCAACGAGAACACGAACGGGCTGATCCGCGAGTACCTGCCGAAGGGCATCGAGATCACCGACCACCAGCCCTACCTGGACACGATCGCCGACGAGCTCA